Within the Gossypium raimondii isolate GPD5lz chromosome 12, ASM2569854v1, whole genome shotgun sequence genome, the region GCttaccttttatttaaaaaatcattaaggCAAAAATTGGAAACTGAACAGTTCTTCATGTAGTCCAATAAATGCTTTCTTTCAATCTTTGTATGTAGCGAAAAAGGATTATAAAATTGTGAAGAAGGGATTATGTTGTTGTGTTTTGAGTTCGCAGAAATGGTTAGCATAATATATAATGAAACCATTTATCATGCCTCAAATCTACTAATGGTTTTCTGTTTTGATGTTATACTTGTAATTGACtcggttttattttttttaaagtatacCAATCTTGCATGTGGAACACACTAACtcatgttaatatttttgaaagaatCTAAATTGTACTCTTTTTATCTTAATTGATCAGCCATCAGTATCTGACAACTACCATCTAGCtattttcatttctctttgACACCAATAATGAATTTGTAGGATATTCGCATTTGCAACCACCTAAAGAAATTGCCCCAAAACACAAAAAGCATGAACCTTCatcaaaacacaaaaagaaTGCAGCTATGGCTCCTACTGCTTCAATATGTGGTGGTGCACCGAGTGATTCCCATGCACAACAGCCACAGTTAAGCAACAAGCAACCATATTTTCTGCGGCAGCGGCAGAGCATCAGCCCACTACAACCCTCTCAATTGCATGCTGCTGCAGATGGTGGTAAGCAAGCACAGCAGTTCAATAATCTTTGTACTGCTTTTTAACTTATAGTCAGTACATGCTCAAATGgttatttattttgttctcTGAGAATCCATTATTACAGCAGGTTCTGAGTTAGGAAGCATGCATTGTTTCTGCATTACCCTGACATTTAGTCCTCTttgttcatttgtttatatactttatttccatttatttatttttttcatttgtgaCAAATACTGTATAGcttttttcatttctatttatcTCCTTAGCCATTTTCACTGTACTATGTTCATATTTTCATCTTCCTGCAGACATAGCCCCAAAACTCAAAAAACATGCATCTATGTCGAAACACAGAAAGAACTCGTCTATGAATCCTGCAAGCTCCATTCATGGTGGGCCACCTGGCCATTCCCAGACACAATTGCAAGCTGTTGTAAATGGTGGTAAGTGAATAAAGTAATTCAGAACTTCTAATCCTAAATGATCTTGTAATTAGGACACTACATTCTCAGTGATtctctattttgtttattttaataatccaTCCTTCTAGGTCAGAGTTCAGAAGCATGCTTCATTTCTGCATTACTTGAAATATTAGATTCTTCATTTATTTGTCTCTTTTTACTCAAGTTTTTCCCCCCAAAGGATTTGTGGTACATGTTTCAATGACATGTAAATTCCATGGTAGAGGAACTTCAACCATTATTTATTCACATTCTTTTACTTCGCTAGTAAAATTGCACTTGCCTCCTCAAGCAGATTATACAAGGTCCAGTGGTTATGTTCCCTTATATCCTGTGGATCCCATGGCTGTCCCTGGCCAATCACATCCCCAACAGTCCCCGTTGAGCCGTAGTGAATCTAGTGAACCTCAGCAACTGCATCCAAAGACAAGCCATTGCCGGCCTCAGTCATCCCAGCTGCAAGATAATTTAGATATTGGTACCATCTATATGCTATTTCTTTGTCACTCTATGAACCATCTACTTCCCGTGTATTTATATAACATTATACGGTTGGCTTTATCTTCTATCCAGTTTGACAATTTAACCATCTGTACCTGCATAAAAGcagtaatgaaaataaataaatgctaaaCATGATCGTCAATATTAGTCTTTATTgacttgttaagttgcattgGCTATTATGATGCTTATGTAATGTCAAATTCTATTTTCCTCTGTGCAAGTGCATTGATGTTTTCAGTCttgatataaatttttatattagcTTTTCATTTTGGATGGTGCGTCTGTTTCCCCCCTCTTTGCAGAATATTCACACATGTCACTTACAGATTCTGCCTTGAGGGGTATTAGATGTGCACTTGAGTATTCTGCCCGCCCCACAACCAACAAATCTAACAAAGCAAATCAGGACCAATTGGCCTCTGTCAATCTCCAGCCTGAGCAGACTCCGCAGAGCCCGGAACATCCACAGCGCATAACAAAGAAGAAGAGAGGAAGAGGTCCCACTCGCTGCCACTTCTTGAATGACTTGGCAGATGGTGAGCGGATTTTTGTTCATTTCAACAAGTTTGGACAGCCTGTTGGTCCTGAGTCATCCAAGCTAAGCAGCTTCCTGGGCACTATAGCACGGAATGGACACAAGGCACCCCTTAATTTTGTTCACTGGAGAGCAATGCCAGATTCTTACAAAGAGGAAATGTGGGAGTATGTTCAGGCATGATAAAACATTTACTCATTCCTTTTGTGTCATATTGCTTTCCTTTTGTAGTGACATTTTGCCTCTTCCATGTGCTATAGACAAAGTTTTCCCTTGATCCAAGTGGCAAGTCCTGGGTCATGCAGTCTATTGCTACAAAATGGAGGAATTGGAAGGCAGATCTAAAGGCAACATATTATGATTCTCTTAAAACAGATGAAGAGCGCTTGAAGGTACGTGATCCAAGAGTTGTTCCTGATCAATGGCCAAGCCTTATCTCATATTGGAGCTCTGATGACACAAAGGTATTTACGAAGCAGTGATTGTAAATTCAAGTTCCTTTATTGTGGTGTAAATTTTATTGgtacttaactttaaaaatgtgaaaaatgttATCTGTATTTTCCGTTGGTAGAAACATTGTGCTACGAATAGGGCTAACCGTTTAAAACAGAGGAGTGGACATTCTTCAGGGACTAAGAGTTATGCAAGGATACTTGAGGAGGAGGTAATTTCTTGTGTTTCTGAAATAATAGTTACATGCGTGTTGCATAGTTTGTTTTGAAAGCTGTATTGAAAGAAATTTTCCTTTTGTTGAAATAGCGAAACAAAAGGCCTGATGGGAAGGAACCAACTAGAGCTGAGCTTTATATCTTAACACATACACGCAAGAATGGACAGCCTGTTGATGAGACTGCGGCAGAATTAATTGTATGTAGATTTAACTCAACTGTACTTTTTTTAGATGTGgagttatatgtaaatatatgtgCATCTACCCTCTATCTGATAAATTTTGCAAGCTAAACAATTTGGTTTCTCTTTGCAGTCAAAGATCCGTGAACAGGAAGCTAAGAAAGAGACTACCTCACAATGTAGTGATGAGTCAAATGACACATTGTGTCGAGTTATGGGAGAAGAAAACCATAACCGTGTGCGAACTTATAGAATGCGTTCCACTTGTACTGATCTTTTTGGTCCAATATCTAGCCGTGATGACCTGGTGAGAATGGCTTCTGAGGCCAAAAAGTCGGCAGATGAAGAGGTGCGCAAGATGGTAGTGAAAATGGAGGCTATGGAGGAAAAATATGCACGTATGGAAAACCATATAGCTAGAATGACTTCAAGCATGGAGAAGTTTCTCAAGAAGGTTGGTGGATCTTCAAATACTTTGGGTCTCGAACAGGTAATCTTCTGGTCTACTTTTGTTCAATGGTAGTTGATATCTGTTTTATGTCTACTGTTATGCTGTTTGCGTTTCAGTTTCATGATAATCCCAAATGTCCCTAGCACTCAAAGCAGCTACACGTACACGACATGGATCTgtgtgttatttttttttttttctaattcttttgaaggtttctttttctccttaTTTGTCCTGTACATAGTTAATAGGAATGACCTTCTATTGCGTATGTTAACTAATTAGCCTAGAATTGGAAATGCACCGAGTTCTAATAAAAACACTAATTTGTTGGTGCTGTAGTTATAGTCTGCAGAGTATCTATGGttaattgatagaaaattaaatttcaaaaaaccTAGGGACCATATCTCAATTCTTGAGAACAAAAATTGTTGTAGAATAGCACACTATTGGAAGTAGCATTTCATGCATATGtagtttgatttgtaaattcGTTTTAGTATTATTAGCACATATAACGTGGAAGTTTCGATATATGACATAGAAAAACTGTATTTTTTGAGATTCTGCTGTCCTGTTTCTTGCCTTCCAAGGATACTATGGCCTATTATTAGTCCGTTCAGTTTTGCTTTTGTTAACTTGTCAATGACCCAAGGAAAACTAGTTTTTGTCATTGCATATTGGCCCTTTGAAATCTTTGCACAATGATGGTTTGTCAGTCTGGTTATTCATCAGGGCTTAGATTATGCAAGTGCAGTTCTGCCAATAACTTGAATAAAGCTTCTttgttttctcctttttttatcAGGCTGCAGAACCAGAAGAAGATGATGCTTAATGGACTTCTTCACCCACCATTATGTTGAATGTGGCTTTATGCTGATTCTATTTgtaagtgttttaattttgcATGTTGAACCTGTGGAACTTGAATCGTTGAAGGAATGCCCTTTCATTATAAATATGATTGGAACtgaaattattgtaaaattgcAACAAATCTGTTTTTCTGAATGATTATGGAAGTTGTTAGGCAAAATGTACGAGCATGCATACATAACATATAATACTAAAAGGGGGGGTGTTCAAAGTATTACATAAATGGCCCCATTCTTAAGGTTTGACGCTTCCTCTAGCTATAGGCCACCCCTTAGAAAGGAGAACCCTTTATATTGTGTCTAATTCTGTATGTCGTGTCATCAAATCTTTTATCCTTAAATCTAAAGGTGAAAGCTTGTGAGACAAATATCTATAATATACATTTTGCAAATGGAAAACTATAACAATCAATTAAAACGccataaaaccctaaatttgaaagaaaaaaaggtttcAAGTTCATTGAACTCAAATACCTAACTTTTCTGATATTCTTCAAGATTTTCCTGTTGATACTGAATGAATGAAGATGAAGATTGGTACTTCAGAGAATGTCGAGGGAACTCCCATAGCATTTGAACCACCTCTCGCATGGTGGGACGTTCGATGCTATTTTCTTGTACACATAGCATTGCAATGAACAATAAGAGCATTGCTTCATCTTTGGGCACACTTGCCAGCCTTGGATCAACAATTCCAATAACTTCTCTTCGACATTTTGTCACTCCTTTTACCCATTGGACAATATCTACACCTTCACTGAATCCACCCACTGGCCTTCGGCCAGTGATCAACTCTAAAAGTACCACTCCAAAACTATACACATCACTTTTCTCGTCCACTCTCAGTGTGTATGCATATTCTACAACAGAACAAAAGTAACATTAATATTTGGGGGAAAAAGTAACTAATGTTCCAAATTATGTTGGTATCTAATTGTAAATCAACTGATAATAGATTAATACAACAATTTCATAGGAACAAGCTACCAACTTAGATGAATACAAATTTCACAGTTTGACAAGCCAACAagagaataaattgtaaatatggaGAAAACTTTTGTTGTAGGCATACCAGGAGCAATGTAGCCATAGGAGCCTGCAATAGCTGACATGCACTCTGATGCAGCCCCATCGATCAAAAACTTGGCCAATCCAAAATCAGCAACGTGTGCTTCAAAGGTTGAATTGAGCAAAATGTTGTTTGATTTTACGTCTCGATGAATGATTAATGGTGAGCAATCATGGTGAAGATAGCACAGGCCTTTTGCTGCTTCGGCTGCAATTTTGCACCTCAAGTTCCATCCCAAGAATGCACCTTTTTTCCCATGTAAAACTTCTCCAAGGCTTCCATTGCTCATGTATTCATAAACCAAGAGATTGGTTTCTTTGTTGGAGCAAAATGCTAGCAACCTGACAATGGTTCTATGTCTAATGTTTCCAAGTGTCTGGATTTCTGCTCTGAAACCGTGATCATGGTTACTAGTGCCAAAGCCAAGAAGTTTTTTTACTGCAATTTCTGTACCATTAGGCATTTTTCCATGATAAACAATCCCTGCACCTCCTCTTCCAATCACATTTCCATCTTTAATACATTCAAGGATGTCAGCAGCTGCAAATTCCAGCTTTTGGAATGTTGTCATCTTCCAAGAATCCGTACCATTTTTCTTGAATGACTTGGCCTTGATTATGGCGGCAGTGGCAAATATTAGAGAGCATATTAACAGGCCTAGTGTGAAGATTAACTTAAAGTTCCTAGGGGCCTTTCTGGGGGCCCTTGTAATGGCAGAGAAATTGCAGGGATTTTTCAGGAGAGAACCACAAAGTTGAGGATTGCCTGCAAAAGATGAAGCGTTAAAGACAGCAAATTGACCGGATTCTGGCAGCTTCCCAGAGAAATCGTTGAAAGAAAAATCAGCAACTGTAAGGCTTTTCATTGAACCAATGCTTCTTGGTATGGCTTGACAAAAATGGTTCCTCGATACATTCAAGTAACTCAGGATATGGACATTGGAAATCTCAGGTGGAATTGAGCCTGAAAGGTTATTCCGGCTCATATCAAGGTATGTTAGATGGACACAATTTCCAATTACTGGTGGAATAATCCCAGAAAGTAAGTTTCTACTAAGATCAAGCTTCAGTACTTGCCTGAGTTCACCTAGAGAAGCTGGTATTGGACCTGAGAACTGATTTCCACCGAGTAGAAGGATTTCAAGAGAAGTGAAGTTGGAAAATGAATATGGCAGTGGACCAGAAAGGAGATTGTTTGACAAATTAAGCAGGCCTAGCTTAACAGGTTTCAAGGAGCTATTCCGATTTTCAGATAATGTTCCTGTAAGGTAATTGTTCTGCAACTCTACTAAGTTTAGCTCAGGCAGGTAGATGAATCCATTTGGAATACCACCATTCAAGTAATTCTGCCCCAGCCTTACTCTACTGAGACTATAACATCTCTCCAGGCCTTCAGGAATGGTcccaaaaaggaaatttttcATGAGAACTAATACCCTTAACTGATTTGAAGCACACAAGTCTCGTGGGATCGTACCGGTTAGCTTGTTGGAGGACAAATCGAGCAATTGCAGCTTCCCATTTTGACCAAGATTCTCGGGTATCACACCAGTAAAGCTGTTCATCCAAAGCCCCAGAGTTTCCAAATTAGGCAAATCGGCTACATAGTCTGGAATAGACCCATGTAATCTGTTCATGAAGAGATTGAAAAGCCTAAGCTGCTTAAGATTGACCAACTCAGATGGGATTTCTCCAGTGAGTGCATTGTGGGAGAGATCAAGATTCACCAAGTTTGTCAAGTTGCCTAACTGCTTAGGAATTGGACCCGAGAGTTGATTGAGATGCAGATACAGAGTATCAAGCAACTGCAGGTTTCCCAACTCCTGAGGAATTGGACCATCCAGTTCACAACTTGAGAGATCCATGTGAactaaatttaccaaattacccAACTCCAAAGGGATACTTCCTTCGAAAACATTGTAATACCCCAAGTAAATCTCTCTCAGCTTTATGAGCTTGCCTAACTCACCAGGGATTTTTCCCTCAAGATCATTTCCGGCTAACGAAAGATACTCCAATCCCACTAGTGTTCCATAGCTTGGTGGAATTTTGCCATAGAAATAATTTCCACCAAGGTCCAAGTACTTGAGCTTCTTCAAGCCAACAATCCCAAGTGGCAGTAAAGCAGTGAAGTTATTATTATAAGCATCAAGTACTTCCAGATTGCTGATACTTGCATAGTTCCAATCCAGGTGACCATTGAACTGGTTGTTTGAAATGTTAAGAAATCGAAGGTCACTTAAATTTGCCATCTCAATGCTGCCAGTGAAGTTGTTACATGCAAGAGAGAGGTTGGTTAGCCTATCAAGTCTCGAAATCTGAGGTGAAACAGAGCCgcacatattcatatatgtCAAGTCCAATGAAACAACTCGCCCCCAGGCGCATTCTATTCCTGCCCAAGAACAAACCGAACTTGGGTTCGAAGAATTCCACGAGCTTAAGAGAGGTTCAGGGAACTGAAACCCTTTCTTGAGCTTGACCAAGACATGAAAGTCATTAACTAATGAAGTTGAACAAGTGGTGCTTAGAAGAGAGAAGAGTGTCAAAACAACGAGAGGGACCATGTTTTCTATGCAAATAGTATGTTCCAAGATGAGTGAGTTTGAAGAAGCTAAGGCCAAAAGATTTTAAACGTTCAAAGGATAAAAGATTTTCTAGGAAAGGAGGGAAAAGCGAAGTGAATCTGAGAAACTTAAAGCCTGTATAGGCTTACGGAATCAAACATTTTCTTACAAAGAGTCTTCATATACAAGAAAGAATTTGAGCCTCTCCTTTTTGgctcttctcttttctctcaaAGAAGTCAAAGCTGTTAGCcatgatttttttaaaccatGAATTCATGGAAATtggaatgaaaatttaaaattggattACAGACTTTTAAAGCTGAGAGTTAAGCTTAGGGGAGGGGAAAAAAAGCAAAGCTGATGCTCTCTTCCTTTATTCAtatgacaaaaatgccctttaGCTTTAATCAAAGAAAGGTCTTTATAGCTTTGAATGAGAgatggatgatgatgatggaattgcagtttcattcaattttaaaaatggcTCAATTGTTCTGTTGCTTTTCATCAATTGATGACCATGTAGtcccatttttgttttctccTAATAagtctttttatataattatcaaTGGAAACATGTGGAGATATATAGTAACTAATGCTTGCTATAATTATCAtgttattgtatttttttgtctaaaaaCTTTGAGAACGATTCAAAAGTAAGGCTCTTTTAGGCTCAAAAGTATATTGAGTTTAAAACGTTCAATTTCTTATTGTACTATCTTTTGATTCTTTGAATTGGCTGAACATCTCGGGATCTTGCTAGTTTCTACATAAAACATCAGAACCTATATATAATTAGCTCCTCTGATTAGGACATGTTAATGAATTCTCACCAATCTCAGAAGAAAATGGTGTTTGAATATTCTCCTAAACTATGGTACATTCGACTTTAGATAGTATAAATATATCCCTAGAACACCATGTTTTAGAGGTCCATGCAAATGTAgcacaaaaaaaagaaaaagctaaaaGAATATGAGAAATCAATGGATAGACTTCTGAGATATGCcgatatgtatatgtatatgtatatgtacgTATGTATGTTTGTATGTCCAAACAAAAGTAAAGAAACTTGCAGCGTGAGAAGCAAATTGTGATGAGTTTGATGACGCCTGTCATGACAACCTGACAGCACCATAAATCTCTTCAACCATAGGTTGGACCAGAAATGGATATAAAGTGAAAATGCAGACATAGTTTTCATTTTGTGAGTATCTGAATACTAGAGGTAGTGAGATGTTTCAATATTTGAGTTGGAAACATGTGCCTGCAGCAGCAAAGAACTGTAAGGAGTAAAAAGATGGTGATTATTAGTATATCATTACAATGTTTGTTGAAAGATCtgtgtataaaattataattattgaatgGATAGGTTGCAGGGATGGAGGGTTATTCCCATATCTCTCTATCTCATCTCCTTGCTTGCACTGCAGTGCTGGGACCAACTATTAAGTTACTGCACCAATATTGTGTTTCAGCTTTAAtggaagatgaagatgaagtcTTAGAAGAGTGGACTTAAAAGTAAAAGCAGCAGGGATATCTATCTGCTTTTTTATTTACCACCTCAAAAGAGGGCTCTATTACTgctctctttctttcttggaAAGAATATATGGGAAATTTTGTGATAACATGAAACGAGCTTCATTCTTATTCTTTTCCATCTCATGTGCCCCTCCTTCACAGCTACCTGCTTTGTGAATGGGGAAAAGCGATTTGAGCAAGGTGGGTGCTCTTTTGAGGTGTCTTTATCTATCTACCTTCTTCATGCCAGCTCTGAGCCCATTTAAAGCTTCACCCTCCCAATGGCTGAAGAAGATATGCGcgcgcacacacacacacacacacatataatatatatatgtccaTTAAGTAAAAAAGTAGCGCtcattcatataaaataataatgatgatgatatttagtcattgatgaaattttatcctcTGAAATAACACTTTCTTTCATCAACTATATAattgttttacctttttttctttgttttgtaatAGTAACCATTGCTGTAATGACATTAACTTTGGAGAATCTTATCTGACACCAAAAATCCAAGAGGGAACATATCTCAACTTGGCTTTTGTCTGAATCTTTCATGTAaagaatatatcaaaatcaaaGCAGCCCCACTTGGCATTACAAATGCTTAGCTTCCCTTTATTGTAATGATAACGGAATTATTGTTAAATGTCCCACTTATGATCCtcgaaaaggaaaaaaaaactgattatTTGTTGGTTTTTGACAAGCTCCTCCTGATCCTCAAACATGGGGCCATTGTAATCACATTTGCTGCTATTATCAGGTGGAAATCTCATTCAAATTGCAGTTTTCATAAGACATATATATAGTAACAATtgatacatacatacacacacacgcACGcacgcacacacacacacacacacacacacacgcaCAT harbors:
- the LOC105763031 gene encoding uncharacterized protein LOC105763031 isoform X5 — translated: MRTKRKRACKKSPARKSAAVARNGKATNQSEKAVNQNKEAFLTSINKINKEDSVSADSNDLEVTDKCDSDPDDAKRNSSSSSSSSDSDESFSAEDSSSGDSQSIDRRSRKSTKGHGNGKQKASKLPKKGRKDDVKSSKLLRSSGKRQDEFKMPQQDPRYNKKELEAALEVIKKIMKMDEAQPFNVPVDPVASGKPDYYAVIDTPMDFGMICSNLESSMKYLNSEDVFNDVQYIWENCCKCNKKGEYIVYLMKRVKKKFMKYWTAAGLSIKQSRQINVGTSYKPSTTDYATRHSGLEPFYQVSSAVGGASQMQQDQLGFSQPYGYMPPFSYSQPHQLPQPTPSTSWPQFSPLPPVSYHQHCQSQHPQPSTNQSQFSQLQACTGCNNAGYSHLQPPKEIAPKHKKHEPSSKHKKNAAMAPTASICGGAPSDSHAQQPQLSNKQPYFLRQRQSISPLQPSQLHAAADGDIAPKLKKHASMSKHRKNSSMNPASSIHGGPPGHSQTQLQAVVNGDSALRGIRCALEYSARPTTNKSNKANQDQLASVNLQPEQTPQSPEHPQRITKKKRGRGPTRCHFLNDLADGERIFVHFNKFGQPVGPESSKLSSFLGTIARNGHKAPLNFVHWRAMPDSYKEEMWEYVQTKFSLDPSGKSWVMQSIATKWRNWKADLKATYYDSLKTDEERLKVRDPRVVPDQWPSLISYWSSDDTKKHCATNRANRLKQRSGHSSGTKSYARILEEERNKRPDGKEPTRAELYILTHTRKNGQPVDETAAELISKIREQEAKKETTSQCSDESNDTLCRVMGEENHNRVRTYRMRSTCTDLFGPISSRDDLVRMASEAKKSADEEVRKMVVKMEAMEEKYARMENHIARMTSSMEKFLKKVGGSSNTLGLEQAAEPEEDDA
- the LOC105763031 gene encoding uncharacterized protein LOC105763031 isoform X3 translates to MRTKRKRACKKSPARKSAAVARNGKATNQSEKAVNQNKEAFLTSINKINKEDSVSADSNDLEVTDKCDSDPDDAKRNSSSSSSSSDSDESFSAEDSSSGDSQSIDRRSRKSTKGHGNGKQKASKLPKKGRKDDVKSSKLLRSSGKRQDEFKMPQQDPRYNKKELEAALEVIKKIMKMDEAQPFNVPVDPVASGKPDYYAVIDTPMDFGMICSNLESSMKYLNSEDVFNDVQYIWENCCKCNKKGEYIVYLMKRVKKKFMKYWTAAGLSIKQSRQINVGTSYKPSTTDYATRHSGLEPFYQVSSAVGGASQMQQDQLGFSQPYGYMPPFSYSQPHQLPQPTPSTSWPQFSPLPPVSYHQHCQSQHPQPSTNQSQFSQLQACTGCNNAGYSHLQPPKEIAPKHKKHEPSSKHKKNAAMAPTASICGGAPSDSHAQQPQLSNKQPYFLRQRQSISPLQPSQLHAAADGDIAPKLKKHASMSKHRKNSSMNPASSIHGGPPGHSQTQLQAVVNGADYTRSSGYVPLYPVDPMAVPGQSHPQQSPLSRSESSEPQQLHPKTSHCRPQSSQLQDNLDIDSALRGIRCALEYSARPTTNKSNKANQDQLASVNLQPEQTPQSPEHPQRITKKKRGRGPTRCHFLNDLADGERIFVHFNKFGQPVGPESSKLSSFLGTIARNGHKAPLNFVHWRAMPDSYKEEMWEYVQTKFSLDPSGKSWVMQSIATKWRNWKADLKATYYDSLKTDEERLKVRDPRVVPDQWPSLISYWSSDDTKKHCATNRANRLKQRSGHSSGTKSYARILEEERNKRPDGKEPTRAELYILTHTRKNGQPVDETAAELISKIREQEAKKETTSQCSDESNDTLCRVMGEENHNRVRTYRMRSTCTDLFGPISSRDDLVRMASEAKKSADEEVRKMVVKMEAMEEKYARMENHIARMTSSMEKFLKKVGGSSNTLGLEQAAEPEEDDA
- the LOC105763031 gene encoding uncharacterized protein LOC105763031 isoform X4 — translated: MRTKRKRACKKSPARKSAAVARNGKATNQSEKAVNQNKEAFLTSINKINKEDSVSADSNDLEVTDKCDSDPDDAKRNSSSSSSSSDSDESFSAEDSSSGDSQSIDRRSRKSTKGHGNGKQKASKLPKKGRKDDVKSSKLLRSSGKRQDEFKMPQQDPRYNKKELEAALEVIKKIMKMDEAQPFNVPVDPVASGKPDYYAVIDTPMDFGMICSNLESSMKYLNSEDVFNDVQYIWENCCKCNKKGEYIVYLMKRVKKKFMKYWTAAGLSIKQSRQINVGTSYKPSTTDYATRHSGLEPFYQVSSAVGGASQMQQDQLGFSQPYGYMPPFSYSQPHQLPQPTPSTSWPQFSPLPPVSYHQHCQSQHPQPSTNQSQFSQLQACTGCNNAGYSHLQPPKEIAPKHKKHEPSSKHKKNAAMAPTASICGGAPSDSHAQQPQLSNKQPYFLRQRQSISPLQPSQLHAAADGDIAPKLKKHASMSKHRKNSSMNPASSIHGGPPGHSQTQLQAVVNGEYSHMSLTDSALRGIRCALEYSARPTTNKSNKANQDQLASVNLQPEQTPQSPEHPQRITKKKRGRGPTRCHFLNDLADGERIFVHFNKFGQPVGPESSKLSSFLGTIARNGHKAPLNFVHWRAMPDSYKEEMWEYVQTKFSLDPSGKSWVMQSIATKWRNWKADLKATYYDSLKTDEERLKVRDPRVVPDQWPSLISYWSSDDTKKHCATNRANRLKQRSGHSSGTKSYARILEEERNKRPDGKEPTRAELYILTHTRKNGQPVDETAAELISKIREQEAKKETTSQCSDESNDTLCRVMGEENHNRVRTYRMRSTCTDLFGPISSRDDLVRMASEAKKSADEEVRKMVVKMEAMEEKYARMENHIARMTSSMEKFLKKVGGSSNTLGLEQAAEPEEDDA
- the LOC105763031 gene encoding uncharacterized protein LOC105763031 isoform X1, which encodes MRTKRKRACKKSPARKSAAVARNGKATNQSEKAVNQNKEAFLTSINKINKEDSVSADSNDLEVTDKCDSDPDDAKRNSSSSSSSSDSDESFSAEDSSSGDSQSIDRRSRKSTKGHGNGKQKASKLPKKGRKDDVKSSKLLRSSGKRQDEFKMPQQDPRYNKKELEAALEVIKKIMKMDEAQPFNVPVDPVASGKPDYYAVIDTPMDFGMICSNLESSMKYLNSEDVFNDVQYIWENCCKCNKKGEYIVYLMKRVKKKFMKYWTAAGLSIKQSRQINVGTSYKPSTTDYATRHSGLEPFYQVSSAVGGASQMQQDQLGFSQPYGYMPPFSYSQPHQLPQPTPSTSWPQFSPLPPVSYHQHCQSQHPQPSTNQSQFSQLQACTGCNNAGYSHLQPPKEIAPKHKKHEPSSKHKKNAAMAPTASICGGAPSDSHAQQPQLSNKQPYFLRQRQSISPLQPSQLHAAADGDIAPKLKKHASMSKHRKNSSMNPASSIHGGPPGHSQTQLQAVVNGADYTRSSGYVPLYPVDPMAVPGQSHPQQSPLSRSESSEPQQLHPKTSHCRPQSSQLQDNLDIEYSHMSLTDSALRGIRCALEYSARPTTNKSNKANQDQLASVNLQPEQTPQSPEHPQRITKKKRGRGPTRCHFLNDLADGERIFVHFNKFGQPVGPESSKLSSFLGTIARNGHKAPLNFVHWRAMPDSYKEEMWEYVQTKFSLDPSGKSWVMQSIATKWRNWKADLKATYYDSLKTDEERLKVRDPRVVPDQWPSLISYWSSDDTKKHCATNRANRLKQRSGHSSGTKSYARILEEERNKRPDGKEPTRAELYILTHTRKNGQPVDETAAELISKIREQEAKKETTSQCSDESNDTLCRVMGEENHNRVRTYRMRSTCTDLFGPISSRDDLVRMASEAKKSADEEVRKMVVKMEAMEEKYARMENHIARMTSSMEKFLKKVGGSSNTLGLEQAAEPEEDDA
- the LOC105763031 gene encoding uncharacterized protein LOC105763031 isoform X2; translated protein: MRTKRKRACKKSPARKSAAVARNGKATNQSEKAVNQNKEAFLTSINKINKEDSVSADSNDLEVTDKCDSDPDDAKRNSSSSSSSSDSDESFSAEDSSSGDSQSIDRRSRKSTKGHGNGKQKASKLPKKGRKDDVKSSKLLRSSGKRQDEFKMPQQDPRYNKKELEAALEVIKKIMKMDEAQPFNVPVDPVASGKPDYYAVIDTPMDFGMICSNLESSMKYLNSEDVFNDVQYIWENCCKCNKKGEYIVYLMKRVKKKFMKYWTAAGLSIKQSRQINVGTSYKPSTTDYATRHSGLEPFYQVSSAVGGASQMQQDQLGFSQPYGYMPPFSYSQPHQLPQPTPSTSWPQFSPLPPVSYHQHCQSQHPQPSTNQSQFSQLQACTGCNNAGYSHLQPPKEIAPKHKKHEPSSKHKKNAAMAPTASICGGAPSDSHAQQPQLSNKQPYFLRQRQSISPLQPSQLHAAADGDIAPKLKKHASMSKHRKNSSMNPASSIHGGPPGHSQTQLQAVVNGDYTRSSGYVPLYPVDPMAVPGQSHPQQSPLSRSESSEPQQLHPKTSHCRPQSSQLQDNLDIEYSHMSLTDSALRGIRCALEYSARPTTNKSNKANQDQLASVNLQPEQTPQSPEHPQRITKKKRGRGPTRCHFLNDLADGERIFVHFNKFGQPVGPESSKLSSFLGTIARNGHKAPLNFVHWRAMPDSYKEEMWEYVQTKFSLDPSGKSWVMQSIATKWRNWKADLKATYYDSLKTDEERLKVRDPRVVPDQWPSLISYWSSDDTKKHCATNRANRLKQRSGHSSGTKSYARILEEERNKRPDGKEPTRAELYILTHTRKNGQPVDETAAELISKIREQEAKKETTSQCSDESNDTLCRVMGEENHNRVRTYRMRSTCTDLFGPISSRDDLVRMASEAKKSADEEVRKMVVKMEAMEEKYARMENHIARMTSSMEKFLKKVGGSSNTLGLEQAAEPEEDDA